In one window of Meiothermus sp. DNA:
- a CDS encoding glycerol-3-phosphate acyltransferase, which yields MVFLLAILAYLIGSLPLGYWAIRRLTGQDPRLASAYNLGLENTLKLLGTGPALLAWSLDFLKGLLAVWMGGQFGLSWAVVFALLVYLGHLYPPRFLAEGALLRGRGAGVLVGFVFGLYLSGLPYLLTLVVLLVATGILLWSRYASLAAMTIPATLALLLTLEPISGWAKLAAWFLLLTTLWRYKENIGRMLEGTEPRLGEPLPLPSDKQVVCAFMIHPLTVDDLFQSPRFRWAKPLVERGLIAQSLVENLAEAIRPMKVGELRGVKTADGREIRCHLLSAPLLPHQISGKPELATQRAIQGARLAKELGCTVVGLGAFWSVVGEKGKIVQEAVPEIQVTNGGAYTAGTVKAAIPGILAHFEQTGRKLKEATAAVVGANGVVAFGIARQIAPLVGRLILIGRNLERLEKSAATLKQNLERKGQPVPELIITLDISAIKEADLVFTATSDPQPVIFPEHVKPGAWIYDEGVPPDVDETVKQVPGVRVIPGGVVRPPGPMRGNLDLHFGEGAVPACLAETMILAAEQAYERKSLGGETKSENIQFFVERAEALGFRVVD from the coding sequence ATGGTTTTTTTGCTGGCAATCCTGGCCTACCTGATCGGCTCGCTACCGCTGGGCTACTGGGCCATCCGTCGCCTGACCGGGCAGGACCCACGTCTGGCCTCGGCCTATAACCTGGGCCTCGAGAACACCCTCAAGCTCCTGGGCACAGGCCCGGCCCTGCTGGCCTGGAGCCTGGATTTCCTGAAGGGGCTCCTGGCGGTCTGGATGGGGGGGCAGTTTGGCCTGTCCTGGGCGGTGGTTTTTGCGCTGCTGGTCTATTTGGGCCACCTCTACCCTCCCCGGTTTTTGGCCGAGGGAGCGCTTTTGCGCGGGCGGGGCGCCGGGGTGCTGGTGGGGTTTGTTTTTGGCCTCTACCTGAGCGGCCTGCCTTACCTGCTGACCCTGGTGGTTTTGCTGGTAGCGACGGGAATTCTTTTGTGGAGTCGCTATGCCTCGCTGGCGGCCATGACCATTCCGGCCACACTGGCTCTATTGCTTACCCTCGAGCCCATCTCCGGCTGGGCTAAGCTGGCGGCCTGGTTTTTGCTGCTGACAACGCTTTGGCGCTACAAGGAAAATATTGGGCGAATGCTGGAAGGCACCGAACCCCGCCTGGGCGAACCCTTGCCCCTGCCCTCGGACAAACAGGTGGTATGTGCTTTCATGATTCATCCGCTAACAGTGGACGACCTCTTCCAAAGCCCCCGCTTCCGCTGGGCCAAGCCCCTGGTCGAGCGGGGCCTGATCGCGCAAAGCCTGGTGGAAAACCTGGCTGAGGCCATCCGGCCCATGAAGGTGGGCGAGTTGCGCGGGGTAAAAACCGCCGACGGGCGGGAGATTCGCTGCCACCTGCTCTCGGCCCCCTTGCTGCCCCATCAGATCAGCGGTAAGCCCGAGCTGGCCACCCAGCGGGCCATCCAGGGGGCCCGGCTGGCCAAAGAGCTGGGCTGCACGGTGGTGGGGCTGGGGGCGTTCTGGAGCGTGGTGGGCGAGAAGGGAAAAATCGTGCAAGAAGCCGTGCCGGAAATACAAGTCACCAACGGCGGCGCCTACACCGCCGGTACGGTCAAGGCCGCTATTCCCGGCATCCTGGCCCACTTTGAGCAGACTGGGCGCAAGCTTAAGGAAGCCACCGCCGCAGTGGTGGGCGCCAACGGGGTGGTGGCCTTTGGGATTGCCCGGCAGATTGCTCCCCTGGTGGGCAGGCTAATTCTGATCGGGCGCAACCTCGAGCGCTTGGAAAAGAGCGCTGCAACACTCAAGCAAAATTTAGAGCGCAAAGGCCAGCCGGTACCCGAGCTGATCATCACCCTGGACATTTCGGCCATCAAAGAAGCCGACCTGGTCTTTACCGCCACCTCCGACCCCCAGCCGGTCATCTTTCCCGAGCACGTGAAGCCCGGGGCCTGGATCTACGACGAAGGCGTACCCCCCGACGTAGACGAGACGGTCAAGCAAGTACCGGGGGTACGGGTGATCCCGGGGGGAGTGGTGCGGCCACCGGGGCCAATGCGCGGCAACCTCGACCTACACTTTGGCGAGGGCGCCGTGCCGGCCTGCCTGGCCGAGACCATGATCCTGGCCGCCGAACAGGCCTACGAGCGCAAGAGCCTGGGGGGCGAGACCAAAAGCGAAAATATTCAGTTCTTCGTGGAGCGGGCCGAGGCGCTGGGGTTTAGGGTGGTAGACTAG
- a CDS encoding ABC transporter permease, translating into MLRLRQLIYAELMRSWLELARYPAQFFLGLLLMGLIFYLLFGFAKLAGAVDASGIQTTKLIAGYLLGILALGTIGGPAHQVSREVKSGSLENMVLSGQGLTAFFVVQVLARSWFSLLQMGLLFTVLVFIYKSSFELSWLLLPTFFLFLIAALGLGLLAGAVVLLYKEVSNIFTLVQLLVFPAVMVELPQLQWFPLTLGANMTRNLVSGGSVEPIDWAILGLGAVALYSIGVYFFQSADLLARRRGLLGHE; encoded by the coding sequence ATGCTTAGACTTCGCCAACTCATCTACGCAGAACTGATGCGTTCATGGCTCGAGCTGGCTCGTTACCCTGCGCAATTCTTTCTGGGGCTGCTTTTGATGGGCCTTATCTTTTACCTGCTCTTTGGCTTTGCCAAACTAGCGGGCGCAGTTGACGCCAGTGGTATACAAACAACCAAACTAATAGCAGGGTATCTGTTGGGAATTCTAGCTTTAGGGACTATTGGGGGACCCGCCCATCAGGTTAGTAGGGAGGTGAAATCAGGATCACTGGAGAACATGGTTTTATCTGGACAAGGGCTAACGGCTTTTTTTGTGGTTCAGGTGTTGGCTCGATCTTGGTTTTCTTTGCTTCAAATGGGCTTATTATTTACGGTTTTGGTCTTTATATACAAATCTTCGTTCGAGCTAAGTTGGCTATTGCTACCAACTTTTTTTTTGTTTTTGATTGCCGCTCTGGGATTGGGTTTGTTGGCAGGTGCGGTGGTCCTCTTATACAAGGAAGTGAGTAATATCTTTACATTGGTTCAACTCTTAGTCTTTCCGGCTGTGATGGTGGAGTTGCCCCAACTACAGTGGTTTCCGCTAACGCTTGGAGCAAACATGACTAGAAACCTGGTGTCGGGGGGTTCGGTCGAGCCCATCGATTGGGCCATCCTTGGGTTGGGTGCCGTTGCACTCTACAGTATTGGAGTTTACTTCTTCCAAAGTGCCGATCTGCTCGCACGAAGAAGAGGTTTACTTGGGCACGAATAA
- a CDS encoding ABC transporter ATP-binding protein codes for MIKVDSIQKTYYSRTNFVNVLQDVSLEVQPGEILSLLGRNGSGKTTTIRIICGLVLPDKGKVSINGFTLGKPEYMAQLGALIDTNRGLYPRLSPFENLQYTCIVRGMSRSTAIERAKYLLDLLGLWEKRNAPTQTLSKGMLSKMAFALAIAHDPTFVLLDEPTLGLDIDAAETLEEQIQLMAASGKGILLTTHQMEVAERLSSRVAILVDGRIAVDKPKLELLSMFDQQRYRIVFSEPLLGLELPYVFTLDSTNTVLEVALNSSNEIYDLMNRLRPAPIKSIEKIDEDLGQIFKYLTIKEPKHA; via the coding sequence ATGATCAAAGTTGATTCAATACAAAAAACCTACTACTCTCGGACAAATTTTGTGAATGTTTTGCAGGATGTTTCATTGGAGGTGCAGCCGGGAGAGATACTATCTTTGCTTGGGCGTAATGGCAGCGGAAAGACCACTACCATTCGCATAATTTGTGGGTTGGTTTTACCGGATAAAGGTAAGGTTAGTATCAATGGTTTCACTCTGGGCAAGCCTGAGTACATGGCCCAACTTGGGGCATTGATTGATACAAACCGGGGGCTCTATCCTCGCCTCTCGCCATTTGAAAACCTGCAGTACACCTGCATTGTTCGGGGCATGTCGCGTTCAACTGCAATTGAGCGAGCAAAGTATCTGCTCGATCTGCTTGGGCTCTGGGAAAAGCGAAATGCTCCGACCCAAACTTTGTCCAAAGGCATGCTTTCCAAAATGGCCTTCGCACTAGCAATAGCCCATGACCCGACTTTTGTTTTACTAGATGAACCGACGCTCGGTCTGGATATCGACGCGGCTGAGACCTTAGAAGAGCAAATACAGCTTATGGCCGCAAGTGGAAAAGGGATTTTGCTCACCACGCATCAAATGGAAGTTGCTGAGCGTTTGAGTAGCCGTGTAGCGATTCTTGTGGATGGCCGGATTGCAGTTGACAAGCCAAAATTGGAATTGCTGAGTATGTTTGACCAACAAAGATATCGAATTGTCTTTTCAGAGCCATTATTGGGGCTCGAGCTTCCCTATGTTTTCACCTTAGATTCAACAAATACTGTTCTCGAAGTGGCACTAAATAGTTCCAACGAGATATACGACCTGATGAATCGGCTACGCCCTGCCCCTATCAAGAGCATTGAGAAAATTGACGAGGATCTGGGCCAGATATTCAAATACCTAACCATCAAGGAGCCAAAGCATGCTTAG
- the mqnB gene encoding futalosine hydrolase, with translation MQLLLSPTRFEAAFLKGRKSSFHGRAGLRGEGWVWLESGIGKVNTAATLAAFAQRSKLERVLLFGIAGMYPDAGLQIGDAALAEKEIQADLGLKDGGMKGMGFPTLVLASGPYHNRFPLDRALTAELSQTLNLPTKTFLTRDLVSENPSEARQLSRRWEADLENMEGAAFAQTCLWMGLKCAELRAVSNLAGVRDKAQWRIKQAVESLEHHILRIIEP, from the coding sequence ATGCAATTACTCCTGAGCCCCACCCGGTTCGAAGCCGCCTTTCTGAAAGGCCGGAAGTCTAGCTTCCACGGACGCGCCGGGCTGCGCGGGGAGGGCTGGGTCTGGCTGGAATCCGGCATCGGAAAAGTTAATACCGCCGCCACCCTGGCCGCCTTTGCCCAACGAAGTAAGTTAGAGCGGGTGCTGCTGTTTGGCATTGCCGGCATGTACCCCGATGCAGGTTTGCAGATTGGGGACGCGGCCCTCGCCGAGAAGGAAATCCAGGCCGACCTGGGCCTCAAGGACGGGGGCATGAAAGGCATGGGCTTCCCTACGCTGGTACTGGCCTCGGGCCCGTATCACAACCGCTTTCCACTGGATCGGGCTTTGACGGCTGAACTGAGCCAAACCCTCAACCTGCCCACCAAAACCTTCCTGACCCGCGACCTGGTCTCGGAAAACCCCAGCGAGGCCCGGCAGCTATCGCGCAGGTGGGAGGCCGACCTCGAGAACATGGAAGGGGCCGCCTTTGCCCAGACCTGCTTGTGGATGGGCCTGAAGTGCGCCGAGCTGCGGGCGGTGTCCAACCTGGCTGGGGTGCGTGACAAGGCCCAGTGGCGCATCAAGCAGGCGGTGGAGAGCCTCGAGCACCACATCCTGCGTATCATTGAGCCATGA
- a CDS encoding cyclase family protein has translation MIGLIDITRRIYPGVPVWPGDTAYRYELTAQIAQGDSVNVGKIATTTHLGTHLDAPWHYVEAGGRLESVPLSALVGPCRVVDARGQQALSVAFLQTVELAERTLFYTGQPNDWPAFPQQFTHVEPEAATYLASRGVRLYGTDCPSVDPLTSKDLPAHKAFAGAGVFILEGLALDGVAVGAYELIALPLRLEGTDAAPVRAILR, from the coding sequence ATGATTGGCCTGATTGACATTACCCGTCGCATCTATCCGGGCGTTCCGGTCTGGCCCGGCGACACAGCATATCGCTACGAACTGACCGCCCAGATAGCCCAGGGGGATAGCGTAAACGTGGGTAAAATTGCCACCACCACCCACCTGGGCACCCACCTGGATGCCCCCTGGCATTACGTGGAAGCGGGCGGGCGGCTGGAAAGCGTGCCGCTCTCGGCGCTGGTTGGCCCCTGCCGGGTGGTGGATGCGCGGGGGCAACAAGCGCTTTCGGTGGCCTTTTTGCAAACGGTCGAGCTGGCCGAACGTACCCTCTTTTATACCGGGCAGCCCAACGACTGGCCCGCCTTTCCTCAGCAGTTCACCCACGTAGAACCCGAGGCGGCAACCTACCTGGCCTCGAGGGGCGTCCGGCTCTACGGCACCGACTGCCCCAGCGTAGACCCCCTCACCTCCAAAGACCTCCCCGCCCACAAAGCCTTTGCCGGGGCGGGGGTGTTCATCCTGGAAGGGCTGGCACTGGACGGTGTGGCTGTGGGAGCCTACGAGTTGATTGCCCTACCGCTAAGGCTCGAGGGCACCGATGCCGCACCGGTGCGGGCCATTTTGCGCTAG
- a CDS encoding prolyl oligopeptidase family serine peptidase, whose product MKENRIPLEELAQLPSFAAVTPSWDGQKIAFYWDKTGRYELYTLDLLSRKVKKLTDGQAPRQLRAGFVWTRDDAEIIFAKDKDGDEQNNLFKIALDTGQVVQMNDSPTTQEYAGQVHPDNTRMAVMSNRAGQMNVFTLDLKHETHKWKQLTHFKAPAYAVGWSPDGEWLAVVSNESPNLKNQDSYLVCADGSQIRKILSIQDGSKDAVADWHPDGKRLAFTSDALGNSRVGILNLDGGEVRWLSPERSDTEEYAAGFSKNGDWLAVIRNRHAAILPVLYHVESGQTRELKLPEAVAAGSDFVLGDCKLLVLLTSATRRPELILYDLEQDTYEVLLEAEYGSINPTVFVEDQHIWYESYDGRKVPALRYQPRTIPPGTRLPAVIIVHGGPTAQFFRAFDPFAQFLVDQGYVVLQPNIRGSTGYGVEWRDLNLKDWGGGDLEDVVAGARYLGALPFVDPNRIGIFGGSFGGFMTYMAVTKKPEVFKVGVPWVGITDLHKLYEEDMEHFRYYFRSQMGDPVQDYALWRDRSAIEFAHQLKAPILIVHGVNDPRCPISQARIFRDKLLQLGKLEGQDFEYHEFADEGHGPGGDIQGKIRTFKLLADFLERRL is encoded by the coding sequence GTGAAAGAGAACCGCATTCCCCTCGAGGAACTTGCCCAACTGCCCAGCTTTGCGGCAGTCACGCCCAGTTGGGACGGTCAGAAAATTGCCTTCTATTGGGATAAAACCGGGCGCTATGAGCTCTACACCCTGGATTTATTGAGCCGTAAGGTCAAAAAACTTACCGACGGCCAGGCCCCGCGCCAGCTGCGGGCCGGTTTTGTCTGGACGCGGGACGATGCCGAGATTATCTTCGCCAAGGATAAGGACGGCGACGAGCAGAATAACCTGTTCAAGATAGCGCTGGACACAGGCCAGGTAGTTCAGATGAATGATAGCCCCACTACGCAGGAATACGCCGGGCAAGTACACCCCGACAATACCCGCATGGCGGTGATGTCGAATCGGGCCGGACAGATGAACGTGTTCACCCTGGATCTCAAACACGAGACCCACAAATGGAAACAACTGACCCACTTCAAGGCCCCGGCCTATGCGGTGGGTTGGAGTCCTGATGGAGAGTGGCTGGCTGTGGTTTCCAACGAGTCGCCCAATCTGAAGAACCAGGATAGCTACCTCGTGTGCGCAGACGGCTCTCAAATCCGCAAAATCCTCTCCATTCAGGACGGCTCCAAAGACGCCGTGGCCGACTGGCACCCCGATGGTAAGCGGCTGGCCTTCACTTCCGATGCTTTAGGCAACAGCCGGGTGGGGATTTTGAACCTGGACGGCGGCGAGGTTCGCTGGCTCAGTCCGGAGCGAAGCGATACCGAGGAGTACGCCGCTGGCTTTTCCAAAAATGGCGATTGGCTGGCGGTCATCCGCAACCGCCACGCAGCCATTCTGCCGGTGCTCTACCACGTGGAATCGGGCCAGACGAGGGAACTCAAACTGCCGGAAGCGGTGGCGGCGGGTAGCGATTTCGTGCTGGGGGATTGCAAGCTGCTGGTGTTGCTCACCTCGGCTACCCGGCGCCCCGAGCTAATTTTGTACGACCTCGAGCAGGATACCTACGAGGTGCTGCTGGAAGCTGAGTATGGCTCCATTAACCCCACGGTTTTTGTTGAAGACCAGCATATCTGGTACGAGAGCTACGACGGGCGCAAGGTGCCCGCCCTGCGCTATCAGCCCAGGACAATTCCTCCCGGTACGCGGCTGCCGGCGGTGATCATTGTGCACGGCGGCCCTACCGCACAGTTCTTTCGGGCCTTCGACCCCTTCGCGCAGTTTCTGGTAGACCAGGGGTATGTGGTTCTGCAGCCCAACATTCGCGGCTCGACCGGCTATGGGGTGGAATGGCGTGACCTCAACCTCAAGGACTGGGGTGGGGGTGACCTGGAAGATGTGGTAGCCGGTGCTCGCTACTTAGGAGCCTTGCCTTTTGTGGACCCCAATCGTATTGGCATTTTTGGCGGCTCGTTTGGGGGCTTTATGACTTATATGGCCGTCACCAAGAAGCCGGAGGTCTTCAAGGTGGGGGTGCCCTGGGTGGGGATTACCGACCTGCACAAGCTCTACGAAGAGGACATGGAACACTTCCGGTATTATTTCCGCTCCCAGATGGGCGACCCCGTGCAGGATTATGCTCTGTGGCGCGACCGCAGCGCCATCGAGTTCGCCCATCAGCTCAAAGCCCCCATCCTCATTGTGCACGGCGTCAACGACCCCCGCTGCCCCATTTCTCAAGCGCGCATCTTCCGCGATAAGCTCTTGCAGCTTGGCAAACTGGAGGGTCAGGACTTCGAGTACCACGAGTTTGCCGACGAAGGGCATGGCCCTGGGGGCGATATCCAGGGCAAGATCCGCACCTTCAAGCTGCTGGCAGACTTCCTCGAGCGTCGCCTCTAG
- a CDS encoding DUF817 domain-containing protein encodes MQPTFSFPKAWNLLLNFVYQEAASSFFPGLILLLLLLTRFVEIPGLPRYDFLLLCCIVIQIWMVWGLKVETVDELKTITLFHAIAMAMEIYKVNLGSWVYPGEAYTKLLGVPLFAGFMYAAVASYITQAWRRLHLRIENFPPSWVNWLFVLLIYGNFYTNAVFYDIRWLIIAGLFVAYWRTRIYFSLSTQPFKRPDPALAPVQAFWLPLKLAFLLVATFIWIAENIGTYLGAWQYPSQADGWQMVSVSKLTSWALLFIVSFVLVAQLKRIKAQRTGLEQF; translated from the coding sequence GTGCAGCCCACATTTTCGTTCCCAAAAGCCTGGAATTTACTGCTCAACTTTGTTTATCAAGAGGCCGCCAGTAGCTTTTTTCCTGGCCTGATCTTGCTTTTGTTGCTGCTTACCCGGTTCGTGGAGATTCCGGGCCTGCCCCGTTACGATTTTTTGCTGCTGTGCTGCATTGTGATCCAGATCTGGATGGTCTGGGGCCTCAAGGTCGAGACTGTGGACGAACTCAAAACCATCACCCTCTTCCATGCGATTGCTATGGCCATGGAAATCTACAAGGTCAACCTGGGTTCCTGGGTTTATCCGGGTGAGGCCTACACCAAGCTTCTGGGGGTGCCCCTCTTTGCGGGCTTCATGTATGCGGCGGTGGCCAGCTACATCACCCAGGCCTGGCGACGCCTGCACCTGCGAATAGAGAACTTCCCGCCTAGCTGGGTTAACTGGTTGTTTGTGCTGCTCATCTACGGTAATTTCTATACCAACGCCGTTTTTTACGATATTCGATGGCTGATCATTGCGGGGCTTTTTGTGGCTTACTGGCGTACCCGCATTTACTTCAGCCTCTCTACCCAGCCCTTCAAGCGCCCCGACCCCGCCCTGGCTCCCGTGCAAGCGTTCTGGCTGCCCCTCAAGCTGGCGTTTTTGCTGGTTGCTACGTTCATCTGGATTGCTGAGAACATCGGGACCTACCTGGGGGCCTGGCAGTACCCCAGCCAGGCCGATGGCTGGCAGATGGTTTCCGTCTCCAAGCTAACGTCCTGGGCCCTTTTGTTCATTGTAAGTTTTGTACTGGTGGCCCAGCTCAAGCGCATCAAGGCCCAGCGCACAGGCCTCGAGCAATTTTGA
- a CDS encoding NAD(P)-dependent oxidoreductase, which translates to MKIVVFGASKGVGLQVAQQAQEQGLSVTAFARNPSFPNYAHLSAMRGDIFDPEAVSRAVEGQDAVVIALGAGNQAGDQTRSQGTAHIVRAMQQYGVRRVVAVSSFGVGDSRKGLIAHAAWLFLKAALEEHERQEKILMESGLDWTIVRPTGLTNDAKTGAYKIGSSGRGRISRADVADFILKALEDSSYIGKALVISS; encoded by the coding sequence ATGAAAATCGTAGTCTTTGGTGCATCCAAGGGAGTGGGGCTTCAGGTGGCGCAACAAGCCCAGGAACAAGGGCTTAGCGTGACTGCTTTTGCGAGAAACCCCTCGTTCCCCAATTATGCCCATCTCAGCGCTATGCGGGGCGATATCTTCGACCCAGAGGCCGTGTCCAGGGCAGTTGAAGGTCAGGATGCTGTGGTGATTGCCCTGGGTGCGGGCAACCAGGCCGGCGACCAAACCCGCAGCCAGGGAACGGCCCACATCGTGCGGGCCATGCAGCAGTATGGGGTCAGGCGGGTAGTCGCGGTGAGTTCGTTTGGGGTAGGCGACAGCCGCAAAGGCCTGATCGCCCATGCGGCCTGGCTCTTTCTCAAGGCGGCCCTGGAAGAGCACGAGCGCCAGGAGAAGATCCTGATGGAAAGCGGCCTGGACTGGACCATTGTCCGCCCCACCGGCCTGACCAACGATGCTAAAACCGGCGCTTACAAGATTGGGAGTAGCGGGCGGGGGCGAATCTCGAGGGCCGATGTGGCTGACTTCATCCTGAAAGCACTGGAGGATTCAAGCTACATTGGCAAGGCCCTGGTCATCAGCTCCTGA
- a CDS encoding proton-conducting transporter membrane subunit, producing the protein MLTLYVLAGFATVLSLLAFVISREANRIVTLAGLVLAGLFCVVGWGGTQEAFGGLYRFDTLARGLTLVAILGGLWTLLLGPGKKFEFPLLVLYAVTGMHIMASSPNLVVLVIALEVFSLPLYVLATWQRDEKGFEAGLKYFLLGALGAAIFLYGIALYFGATGSFMAGASGSGPLYIAGLFLIMAAFAFKTAMVPFQWWSPDVYQGSPTVVTLFMATAVKAAAFAAMLRIFTPAGLEAWGVGMAALIALTTIFGNLGALSQTEAKRLFAYSSIANAGYIGLGLFGPTGQATVPFYLLTYGLATGLIFAVLAMLSNQDVPLERLRGLWYRKPLLGGAMGLGILSLLGLPPLAGFWAKYLVFQEAARAGFYGLVVLALVTSAIGAYYYLKTFFLVFSKPTPVQEAEDREAEAALTQFGSSEAPGIPVAAAPMGLTQGLMAPAARMWAPALGLMLGAIGLLGLLSVLPGLGLRAFSAGLSPAAAAVSITAPSSGATLIAGSYALQGIGKPGETLELLDNGNPLGVVTVGPDGRWSFPVATSALPSALAAGAHTYEVRRAGQTTGASTNVNVALPVEPAFTSPLAGATVAATGFTLQGTAQPGQVVEIFEDGASLGRVTANASGQWSLNVPPPPGGTRVYEVRPEGAASGARISLVVPEALAGATCSQSFALSNLQAGGTVSRPFRFGGVGSASSYTVLVRRGDRIIGRKDIPLSAACGWSYFSDPGPGEITYEVRETGRLESEPPLATITLKVQ; encoded by the coding sequence ATGCTAACCCTGTATGTGCTGGCGGGCTTCGCCACGGTACTGTCGCTCTTGGCCTTTGTAATCTCTCGGGAGGCCAACCGCATCGTGACCCTGGCAGGACTGGTGCTGGCGGGTTTGTTTTGCGTTGTGGGCTGGGGAGGAACCCAGGAGGCCTTCGGGGGCCTCTACCGCTTCGATACCCTGGCCCGTGGTCTGACCCTGGTAGCAATCCTGGGGGGCTTGTGGACGCTATTGCTGGGGCCCGGTAAGAAGTTCGAGTTTCCGCTTCTGGTGCTTTACGCTGTTACAGGCATGCACATCATGGCCAGCAGCCCCAACCTGGTGGTGCTGGTGATTGCCCTCGAGGTCTTCTCGCTGCCCCTGTATGTGCTGGCGACCTGGCAGCGCGACGAGAAAGGCTTTGAGGCGGGCCTCAAGTACTTTTTGCTGGGGGCCCTGGGGGCGGCCATTTTTCTATACGGCATCGCCCTCTACTTTGGCGCGACAGGCAGCTTTATGGCGGGGGCGAGTGGTTCCGGGCCCCTCTACATTGCGGGCTTGTTCCTGATTATGGCGGCTTTTGCCTTCAAGACTGCCATGGTGCCCTTCCAGTGGTGGTCGCCCGACGTCTATCAGGGCAGCCCCACGGTGGTCACGCTGTTCATGGCCACGGCGGTGAAGGCGGCAGCTTTTGCGGCCATGCTGCGGATCTTCACCCCCGCAGGCCTGGAAGCCTGGGGGGTGGGTATGGCGGCCCTGATAGCCCTCACCACCATTTTTGGGAACCTGGGGGCGCTCTCCCAAACCGAGGCCAAGCGGCTTTTTGCCTACTCCTCCATCGCCAATGCGGGCTACATCGGCCTGGGGCTCTTCGGCCCTACCGGACAGGCTACGGTTCCTTTTTACCTGCTGACCTATGGGCTGGCCACAGGCCTTATCTTTGCGGTGCTTGCGATGCTTTCCAACCAGGACGTGCCGCTTGAGCGCCTGCGCGGCCTGTGGTATCGCAAGCCCCTGCTGGGCGGGGCCATGGGTCTGGGCATCCTTTCGCTGCTGGGGTTGCCGCCGCTGGCCGGGTTCTGGGCCAAGTACCTGGTCTTCCAGGAAGCGGCTCGGGCGGGCTTCTACGGGCTGGTGGTGCTGGCTCTGGTGACCTCGGCCATTGGGGCGTACTATTACCTCAAGACCTTCTTCCTGGTTTTCAGCAAGCCCACCCCCGTGCAGGAAGCCGAGGATCGTGAGGCCGAGGCCGCCCTGACGCAGTTTGGTAGCTCGGAAGCGCCGGGGATTCCGGTAGCGGCAGCGCCTATGGGCCTGACCCAGGGCTTGATGGCACCGGCGGCACGCATGTGGGCGCCTGCCCTGGGCCTTATGCTGGGGGCCATCGGTCTGTTGGGTCTGCTCTCGGTTCTTCCGGGACTGGGTTTGCGGGCCTTCAGCGCGGGCCTGTCGCCGGCAGCGGCTGCCGTGAGCATTACTGCACCCTCCAGCGGTGCGACCCTGATTGCTGGAAGCTATGCCTTGCAGGGCATCGGCAAGCCAGGGGAGACCCTCGAGCTCTTGGATAACGGCAACCCCCTGGGGGTGGTAACGGTAGGCCCCGATGGGCGGTGGAGCTTCCCGGTGGCTACCTCGGCCCTCCCTTCGGCCCTGGCTGCCGGCGCCCATACCTACGAGGTGCGCCGGGCTGGACAGACAACAGGAGCCAGCACCAATGTGAACGTCGCGCTACCCGTCGAGCCAGCGTTTACCTCGCCGCTGGCGGGCGCTACAGTGGCCGCTACCGGTTTTACCCTGCAGGGTACGGCCCAGCCGGGCCAGGTGGTCGAAATCTTTGAAGATGGGGCCAGCCTGGGGCGGGTCACGGCCAATGCCAGCGGGCAGTGGAGCCTGAATGTTCCGCCGCCTCCGGGCGGAACGCGGGTGTATGAGGTGCGGCCCGAAGGCGCTGCCTCGGGGGCTCGAATCTCGCTGGTGGTGCCCGAGGCCCTGGCCGGGGCCACCTGTAGCCAGAGCTTTGCGCTCTCGAACCTGCAAGCAGGGGGTACGGTCTCGAGGCCCTTCCGCTTTGGCGGGGTGGGCTCGGCCAGCAGCTACACCGTGCTGGTGCGGCGTGGGGATCGAATCATAGGGCGCAAAGATATTCCGCTCAGTGCGGCCTGCGGCTGGAGCTACTTCTCCGACCCAGGCCCCGGCGAAATTACCTACGAGGTGCGCGAGACCGGCAGGCTCGAGTCCGAACCACCGCTCGCCACCATCACCCTAAAGGTGCAGTAA